The following are from one region of the Salvelinus fontinalis isolate EN_2023a chromosome 5, ASM2944872v1, whole genome shotgun sequence genome:
- the LOC129855289 gene encoding LIM/homeobox protein Lhx4-like, which yields MMQSAAVLPTESPVKGLPEILGVPMQQIPQCASCSQHILDKFILKVLDRHWHSKCLKCADCQALLADKCFSRAGNVYCKEDFFKRFGTKCASCQQGIPPTQVVRKAQDFVYHLHCFACVMCSRQLATGDEFYLMEDGRLVCKEDYETAKQNDDSEAGAKRPRTTITAKQLETLKIAYKNSPKPARHVREQLSSETGLDMRVVQVWFQNRRAKEKRLKKDAGRHRWGQFYKSVKRNRGGNKVEKESSADDAGLSDSELSFRDDQILSDLGHTNGLYGSVGDVANGGLLNGGFSLDAVGQPYHDIRPGSPYGLPQSPSSIASLSGHTPLLNNLGFTMDSIMIQGGQGGVGQALRAMAGGPTSDLSTGSSTGYPDFPTSPASWLDEMDHSQF from the exons ATGATGCAAAGTGCGGCTGTTCTACCAACAGAGAGTCCTGTGAAGGGTCTACCGGAGATACTCGGTGTGCCAATGCAAC aaatCCCCCAGTGTGCGAGCTGTAGTCAACACATCCTCGACAAGTTCATCCTGAAGGTGCTGGACCGCCACTGGCACTCCAAGTGCCTCAAGTGCGCCGATTGTCAAGCGTTGCTGGCAGACAAGTGTTTCTCGCGGGCGGGAAATGTGTACTGCAAAGAGGACTTTTTCAA GCGGTTTGGAACAAAGTGTGCGTCATGCCAACAGGGGATACCGCCGACCCAGGTGGTGCGGAAGGCCCAGGACTTTGTGTACCACCTGCACTGCTTCGCCTGTGTCATGTGCAGCCGGCAGCTGGCCACTGGGGATGAGTTCTACCTCATGGAAGATGGCAGGCTGGTGTGCAAGGAGGACTACGAGACGGCCAAACAGAATG ATGATTCAGAGGCAGGTGCAAAGCGACCACGAACCACCATCACAGCCAAACAGCTGGAGACCCTTAAAATCGCCTACAAGAACTCTCCCAAGCCAGCGCGCCACGTCCGCGAGCAGCTCTCCTCAGAGACGGGGCTGGACATGAGAGTAGTGCAG GTGTGGTTCCAGAATCGTCGTGCAAAAGAGAAGCGTCTGAAGAAGGACGCAGGGCGGCACCGCTGGGGTCAGTTTTACAAAAGCGTCAAACGTAACCGAGGGGGCAACAAAGTGGAGAAGGAGAGTTCAGCAGACGATGCGGGACTGAGCGACAGTGAGCTCAGCTTCAGAG aCGACCAGatcctgtcagacctgggccacACCAACGGTCTATATGGGAGTGTGGGCGACGTGGCCAACGGAGGCTTGTTGAACGGAGGCTTCTCTCTGGACGCTGTTGGACAACCCTATCATGACATTCGGCCGGGCAGTCCCTACGGCCTCCCCCAGTCGCCGTCGTCCATCGCCTCGCTGTCCGGCCACACCCCGCTGCTCAACAACCTGGGCTTCACCATGGACAGCATCATGATCCAGGGGGGGCAGGGTGGCGTGGGACAGGCTCTCAGGGCCATGGCAGGAGGCCCCACCTCTGACCTCTCCACAGGGAGCAGCACGGGCTACCCAGACTTCCCCACCAGCCCTGCCTCATGGTTGGACGAGATGGACCACTCCCAGTTCTGA